AGGACGACGAAACGACCTCTCAAAGTAGTAGATATACGCATGGCAGACGATCGGATGAACATATGCGAAACGAATCCCGGTCAGAGCCCTCAGGGTCCCTGTCAGGGCGATTCAATAAGGTATGAACGCATCCACCGATTTACAATGTGACGCAGTGATGGTCGGGAAACCCCTACGGCATCTCTATCGCAGGTTTCTGCCTATAACGGGGCACATGCGATCGCCGCAGCGGTTGGATCCTGTTGCACGCCATATGAGCGGGCCGCCGCATCGTTTTCGTCCTTGCCATTCGGCTCGCCTACACATTCGACGGGTCCAAGAAAGAAACTCATGCCTCACGGAATTCAGCAGCGCGTCACTGCAGTCCTGCTTCTCGCTTTCTTTGTTTCCGGCTGCGCCCGACCACACGACGGCGAGGTTCCCTGGCGCAAGGGCAATCTCCACACACACTCGCTCTGGAGTGACGGAGACGACTTCCCGGAGATGATCGTCGACTGGTACAAGACCAACGGCTACGATTTCATTGCGCTATCCGACCACAACACGCTGGCGGAAGGCGAGCAGTGGGTGTCCGCACGTGACCTGCAGCAAGGCGCACTAGCCGAGTACCTGGACCGGTTCGGTTCAGAATGGGTCAACTTGAGCGTGCAGGAGGGTGATACGCTGGTCAGGCTGAAGACCCTTGCTGAATACCGGCCCCTGCTGGAAGAGGAAGGACAGTATGTCATCATCCAGAGCGAAGAGATCAATGGCCGGTTCGAGTCTAAGCACATCGGGATCAACGCCACGAATCTGATGGAGGTGATTGCCCCTCAGGCAGGAAACAGTGTGCTCGACGTCATGCAAAGGAACGTTGACGCCGTGCTCGAGCAGCGGCAGAAGACCGGCCGGCCGATGTTCCCCCACATCAATCACCCCAACTACCAGTGGGCCGTCACGGCCGCTGACCTGGCAGCCCTCGAAGGTGATCGCTTCTTCGAGGTCTACAATGGCCATCCAGACGTTCACAATGAAGGCGACTCGACGAGAATAGGCACCGACCGGATGTGGGATGTGGTTCTCGCCGAGCGACTTCTTCACGGCCGCGAAATCATGTACGGACTCGCGGTCGACGATGCCCACCACTATCACGGCCAGGCGTCCAGGTTGGTGAATCCCGGTCGAGGCTGGATTCAGGTGCGCTCGGAATCGCTGGAAACCGACAGCCTGATTGCAGCCATGGAACGCGGAGATTTCTATGCGTCGACGGGCGTTAAAATCGCCGACATCAAGTTCACCCGTGATGCCCTCTCCATAACGCTCGATGCCGAACCAGGCGTCAGCTACACAACCGAGTTCGTCGGGACACGCATGCCCCGTGCTGAGTCCGACAGCGATGACTACGACGCGCAGCAGCGATCCATCCAGGTCGGCGTGTTGCTGGACAAGGCGGAAGGCTCCTCAGCTTCGTACACATTCACCGGTGACGAGCTGTACGTTCGTGCCCGCGTTGTGTCAGACAAGACGAAGGAGAATGGACAGCGCGACGGCGAACTCGAAGTAGCGTGGACACAGCCGGTCTTGCCGTGAAATGAGCCGGCAGACGATCGTCCAGGCTAGACCGGTTCGAACGTTGCCGAAAAGTGTCGAAGCGCCTCTGGCTGCGATACGATGCGCACCCCTCGGACCCTCTCGCGATTCTGAAACACGTCCAGAATGGACTCCACCACAAAGTCGATCTGACTCTTGGTGTACACGCGGCGCGGGATGGCCAGCCGCACCAACTCGTTCTCCGCGAAAGACTCCTCTCCCGAATTCGGATCACGTCGTCCAAACATCACCGACCCGATCTCGACAGACCTGATACCGCCGTGCCGGTAAAGCTCGATGGAAAGCGCCTGACCCGGATAGCCTGACTTCGGAATGTCCGGCAACATCGACTGCGCGTCGATATAGATGGCATGCCCCCCGGGCGGTTGAACGATCGGCACGCCTTCCATCGCAATCCGGTCTCCCAGATAGCTTGTGGAGGCGGCGCGGTATTGCTGATAGTTATAGTCGAGCGCTTCGTACAGTCCCACCGCGATCGCTTCGAGGTCGCGGCCTGCCAGCCCTCCATACGTGGGGTACCCCTCGGTGAGAATCAGCAGCTCCTTCTCCTGACTCGCGACCAGATCGTCGTTCGTACAGAGAAACCCGCCGATATTCGCCATGCCGTCTTTCTTGGCGCTCATGGTGCAGCCATCCGCATACGAAAACGTCTCTCGGGCAATATCGATGAGTGACACATCCGCATACCCGTGCTCGCGCGTTTTGATGAAGTACGCGTTCTCGGCAAATCTGCATGCGTCGAGATAGAAGCGAACTCCACGGTCACGACAGATCTTGGACGCCCGACGGATATTATCCATCGACACGGGTTGACCACCACCACCATTGTTTGTGATGGTGATCATTGCGAACGGGACCTGACCGGCGTTTGCGTCCAGTGCCCGCTCCAGGGCTTCGAGGTCGATGTTTCCCTTGAACGGATGCGAAGTCGCCAGGTCTTTTGCTTCCGCACACGGGAGGTCTATCGCTTTGGCCCCGGCCGCCTCCAGATTGGCCCTCGTGGTATCGAAATGCGTGTTGTTCGGGATGACATGGCCCGGACGAACCAGCGTGGCCGCCAGAATGCGCTCCGCAGCTCGTCCCTGATGCGTAGGTATCACATGTTGAAAGCCGAAAATGTCCTTGACCGCCTTTTCGAACCGTTCAAACGACGGACTCCCGGCATACGATTCGTCGCCACGCATCATGGCCGACCACTGCTCGGCGCTCATCGCACCTGTTCCGCTGTCAGTCAGCAGGTCGACAAGAATCGCACTGGAGGGGATTCGAAATAGATTGTAGCCGGCGTCTCGAAGGATCTGTTCGCGCTCGGCCAGCGTGGTCATCCTGATGGGCTCGACAACCTTGATCCGAAAGGGTTCGATTATGCGGTCCATTCCTCGGTGTCTCTATTCGGGTTTGGCATTTCATTAGCCCGTCAAGTTAAGGACGCGCAGGCTGGCGTTCGCAGACGATCGTACTGCAGACATTTTCACCTCAGCTTCCGGCTACGCCCGAGTCGACTGGCCCACTGGATTTCTTGCGCCGCCCGTGGTACATAGTCCGTGATGACGAGCGCAAGCATCAACGCATATCGACGTGTTTCAGATTCTTGTAGTATCAGACGGCACGGGAGGCACAGCCGATCGTGCCGTACAGGCAGCATTAACTCAGTTTGGTGCCGACCGGGCCCAGATCCGACTTCACGCGAATGTCAGAACGAGAGAGGAAATCCGGAACATCATCGACGAGGCGAGTCCCGGCGACGGTTTCGTAGTCTACACGATTGTGTCCAGTGAGCTTCGAACAACGATTGGAGAATACAGCCGGGTACACGGAGTCGTGGCTCTGGACCTCCTTGGCCCGCTCCTCACCGAACTGGCTCATCGGTTCGCAGATTCGCCATCGGAGAGGCCGGGGCTTTTTCGGGAGTTGAACAGAGAGTACTTCCAGCGTATCGAAGCGATGGAGTTTGCGTTTCGCCACGATGACGGTCAGCGGACACAAGAACTCGACCTGGCTGAGATTATATTCGTGGGTGTCTCCCGAACGTTCAAGACTCCACTCAGCATCTACCTTGCGTTCAAAGGATGGCTGGTTGCGAACGTCCCGATCGTACTCGACATCCCGGCCCCGGCTGTACTGTCTGACATCGAACCCGGGAAGGTCGTCGCACTCACGACGGATTCGTCACATCTCGCCTACCTGCGGCGAGCTCGCCAGGATCTCTTCGGCGGTGCGACCGGCCGGTACGCCGAAGCCAGTCATGTGCACCGCGAGTTGAAGTATGCGCAGGATCTGTTCGATCGCCACCCTGGATGGTCGGTCGTGAGCGTTACGAACAAGCCCATCGAAGAGATCGCGACCGAGGTCCTCGATGTGATGAAACGATCAGCCGCGAGGTAGACACGGCTCGTCGCCCGACCAGTGAATCAGGCCGGAACGTCGGCTCCCACACTTGGGCGCACTTTCGGCGCAAGCCCGTGTACGCCATATCGGACGGCGTCGAACAGGAAAACGGCGTACGATTTGTAAATGGATGTGCCGATCCGCTTGTACTCGGGCAGGAGCACCTTGTGCAGCTTCGGGAGATTATACCAGGGCATTCCCGGATACAGGTGATGCTCGGCGTGATAATTCAGATTTACGTTGTACAGCGAGAACGCCTTAGAACTCAAAACCGTTCGAGACTCCGTCAGGGGATGTCCCTTCAACGTGAGCATGTGTTCGGCCCAGCTTCTGACATTGCCGAAGAACGCGGCAACCAGGCATGGAATAAGCCACACGGCAACAACCGCGTCCCAGAATCCGAATCGGAGACTCGCCAGGATGACGCCGCCGTAAACCACAAACATGATCGCATACTCG
The Rhodothermales bacterium DNA segment above includes these coding regions:
- a CDS encoding histidinol-phosphatase, encoding MPHGIQQRVTAVLLLAFFVSGCARPHDGEVPWRKGNLHTHSLWSDGDDFPEMIVDWYKTNGYDFIALSDHNTLAEGEQWVSARDLQQGALAEYLDRFGSEWVNLSVQEGDTLVRLKTLAEYRPLLEEEGQYVIIQSEEINGRFESKHIGINATNLMEVIAPQAGNSVLDVMQRNVDAVLEQRQKTGRPMFPHINHPNYQWAVTAADLAALEGDRFFEVYNGHPDVHNEGDSTRIGTDRMWDVVLAERLLHGREIMYGLAVDDAHHYHGQASRLVNPGRGWIQVRSESLETDSLIAAMERGDFYASTGVKIADIKFTRDALSITLDAEPGVSYTTEFVGTRMPRAESDSDDYDAQQRSIQVGVLLDKAEGSSASYTFTGDELYVRARVVSDKTKENGQRDGELEVAWTQPVLP
- a CDS encoding tryptophanase, producing MDRIIEPFRIKVVEPIRMTTLAEREQILRDAGYNLFRIPSSAILVDLLTDSGTGAMSAEQWSAMMRGDESYAGSPSFERFEKAVKDIFGFQHVIPTHQGRAAERILAATLVRPGHVIPNNTHFDTTRANLEAAGAKAIDLPCAEAKDLATSHPFKGNIDLEALERALDANAGQVPFAMITITNNGGGGQPVSMDNIRRASKICRDRGVRFYLDACRFAENAYFIKTREHGYADVSLIDIARETFSYADGCTMSAKKDGMANIGGFLCTNDDLVASQEKELLILTEGYPTYGGLAGRDLEAIAVGLYEALDYNYQQYRAASTSYLGDRIAMEGVPIVQPPGGHAIYIDAQSMLPDIPKSGYPGQALSIELYRHGGIRSVEIGSVMFGRRDPNSGEESFAENELVRLAIPRRVYTKSQIDFVVESILDVFQNRERVRGVRIVSQPEALRHFSATFEPV
- a CDS encoding kinase/pyrophosphorylase, which produces MFQILVVSDGTGGTADRAVQAALTQFGADRAQIRLHANVRTREEIRNIIDEASPGDGFVVYTIVSSELRTTIGEYSRVHGVVALDLLGPLLTELAHRFADSPSERPGLFRELNREYFQRIEAMEFAFRHDDGQRTQELDLAEIIFVGVSRTFKTPLSIYLAFKGWLVANVPIVLDIPAPAVLSDIEPGKVVALTTDSSHLAYLRRARQDLFGGATGRYAEASHVHRELKYAQDLFDRHPGWSVVSVTNKPIEEIATEVLDVMKRSAAR